The Halichoerus grypus chromosome 15, mHalGry1.hap1.1, whole genome shotgun sequence genome includes a window with the following:
- the DNAJA2 gene encoding dnaJ homolog subfamily A member 2, with amino-acid sequence MANVADTKLYDILGVPPGASENELKKAYRKLAKEYHPDKNPNAGDKFKEISFAYEVLSNPEKRELYDRYGEQGLREGSGGGGGMDDIFSHIFGGGLFGFMGNQSRSRNGRRRGEDMMHPLKVSLEDLYNGKTTKLQLSKNVLCSACSGQGGKSGAVQKCSACRGRGVRIMIRQLAPGMVQQMQSVCSDCNGEGEVINEKDRCKKCEGKKVIKEVKILEVHVDKGMKHGQRITFTGEADQAPGVEPGDIVLLLQEKEHEVFQRDGNDLHMTYKIGLVEALCGFQFTFKHLDGRQIVVKYPPGKVIEPGCVRVVRGEGMPQYRNPFEKGDLYIKFDVQFPENNWINPDKLSELEDLLPSRPEVPNIIGDTEEVELQEFDSTRGSGGGQRREAYNDSSDEESSSHHGPGVQCAHQ; translated from the exons ATGGCAAACGTGGCCGACACCAAGCTATACGACATCCTGGGCGTCCCGCCCGGCGCCAGCGAGAACGAGCTGAAGAAG gcATACAGAAAGTTAGCCAAGGAATACCATCCTGATAAGAATCCAAATGCTGGTGACAAA ttcaAAGAAATCAGTTTTGCATATGAAGTACTGTCAAATCCTGAGAAGCGTGAATTATATGACAGATATGGAGAACAAGGTCTTCGGGAAGGTAGCGGTGGAGGTGGTGGCATGGATGATATTTTCTCTCACATTTTTGGTGGGGGATTGTTCGGCTTCATGGGCAATCAGAGTAGAAGTCGAAAtggcagaagaagaggagaagacatgATGCATCCACTTAa AGTGTCTTTAGAAGATCTGTATAATGGCAAGACAACCAAACTACAACTTAGCAAGAATGTACTCTGTAGTGCATGCAGTGG CCAAGGTGGAAAGTCTGGAGCTGTTCAGAAGTGTAGTGCTTGTCGGGGTCGAGGTGTACGCATCATGATCAGACAGCTGGCTCCAGGAATGGTACAACAGATGCAGTCTGTGTGTTCTGACTGTAATGGAGAAG GAGAGGTAATTAATGAAAAGGACCGCTGTAAAAAATGTGAGGGGAAGAAGGTGATTAAAGAAGTCAAGATTCTTGAAGTCCACGTAGACAAAGGCATGAAACATGGACAGAGAATTACATTCACTGGGGAAGCAGATCAGGCCCCAGGAGTGGAACCAGGAGACATTGTTCTTTTGCTACAAGAGAAGGAACATGAg GTGTTCCAGAGAGATGGGAATGACTTGCACATGACATATAAGATAGGACTTGTTGAAGCTCTATGTGGATTTCAGTTCACATTTAAGCACCTTGATGGACGTCAGATTGTGGTGAAATACCCCCCCGGAAAAGTAATTGAACCAG GATGTGTCCGTGTAGTTCGAGGGGAAGGAATGCCACAGTATCGTAATCCCTTTGAAAAAGGTGATCTCTACATAAAGTTTGATGTGCAGTTTCCTGAAAACAACTGGATCAACCCAGACAAGCTTTCT GAGCTAGAAGATCTTCTGCCATCTAGACCAGAAGTTCCAAACATAATTGGAGACACAGAGGAGGTAGAGCTTCAAGAATTTGATAGCACTCGGGGCTCGGGAGGTGGTCAGAGGCGTGAAGCCTATAACGATAGCTCTGATGAAGAAAGCAGCAGCCATCATGGACCAGGAGTGCAATGTGCCCATCAGTAA